One genomic segment of Bacteroidota bacterium includes these proteins:
- a CDS encoding RHS repeat-associated core domain-containing protein, with product MKPFNFLPPDPYPFGMLTPGRNWSSGSEYRFGFNGKESDSETYGEGNIYDYGFRIYNPRLGKFLSVDPLDRVYVWLSPYAFADNSPIAYTDLDGLERYYSAKGIYAGPIGNSTELRVLSDEGMNEFKNYQNGICDPNYLFDYESYSYHSADQEVQTSISKTIYQDLGKGAIAKKIFKPINFPKNPPVMETDRNDKSGTITVYSQKQFAGEYLNDNYYN from the coding sequence ATGAAACCATTTAATTTTCTACCTCCAGACCCCTATCCCTTCGGGATGTTAACGCCGGGGAGAAATTGGAGCAGCGGAAGTGAATACAGGTTTGGGTTTAACGGCAAAGAGAGCGATTCAGAAACGTATGGTGAAGGAAATATTTATGATTATGGTTTTAGGATTTATAATCCACGTTTAGGAAAGTTTTTGAGTGTTGATCCTCTGGATAGAGTCTATGTATGGCTATCACCTTATGCATTTGCTGACAATAGCCCAATAGCTTATACTGACTTAGATGGTCTTGAACGATATTATTCTGCCAAAGGAATTTATGCTGGGCCAATTGGAAATTCTACCGAATTAAGAGTGCTTTCTGACGAAGGAATGAACGAATTTAAAAACTATCAAAATGGCATTTGTGACCCTAATTACTTGTTTGATTATGAGAGTTATTCGTATCATTCAGCAGATCAAGAGGTACAAACCTCTATTTCGAAAACAATTTATCAAGATTTAGGTAAAGGAGCTATTGCTAAAAAAATATTCAAGCCGATAAATTTTCCAAAAAATCCACCAGTAATGGAAACAGATCGAAATGACAAATCAGGAACAATTACTGTTTACTCTCAGAAACAATTTGCCGGAGAATATTTAAATGACAATTATTATAACTAA